The Elusimicrobiota bacterium genomic interval ATGATTTTCGCCAATCCCAGGAATGCGACCAGCGGTTCCCTGCGGCAAAAGGACCCGAAAATTACGGCTTCCCGCCCCTTGCGTTTTTATTGCCATTCCCAAGGCTTCGCCGACGGCGCGCGCCATAAAACCCATTTTGAATTCCTTGAGGCGATGGAAGCCCTGGGATTTCCGGTGGTTCCTTGGCGGCGGCTTTGCGCGGATGAGAACGCCGTTAAGAAAACGATCGTTAAGGCTAAAGAAGAACTCGCCAAACTGCCCTTTCAAACGGACGGGTTGGTGGTCAAAGTCAATGAGGCGGACATCCAAAGCCTCCTAGGCGCGACGGCGAAAAGCCCGCGCTGGGCCGTGGCTTATAAATTCGAATCGCATCAAGCCACGACCAAATTCAACAAGGTCATTTACTCCGTCGGCAGAACAGGTGTGATCACGCCCGTGGCTGATCTGGAGCCCGTGGCCATCGGCGGCGTTACCGTCAAACATGCGTCGCTGCATAATTTCGACGAAATCAAACGCCTTCGAGTAAAAATCGGCGATACGGTTTTAGTGGAGCGCGCGGGCGATGTGATCCCCAAAGTGGTCAAAGTCGCCAAGGAAGCGCCCCGCGGCGTTATGATCGACATTCCGAAAAAATGCCCTTCTTGCGGCGGCCGGGTCGCTAAAGACAAAGAAGAGGAAGTCGCTTACCGCTGCGCCAATTCCATCGATTGTCCGGCGCAACTGATGGGCATTATTCTTCATTGGTCATCGCGCAATGCCATGGAGATCGACGGTTTGGGCGAGTCCGCCGTGGAGCAAATGCTGGCTAAAAAGCTCGTGCGCAACGCAGCCGATCTCTACGAGCTAAAAAAAGAGAATCTGCTGGGGTTGGAGCTTTTTGCGGACAAAAAAACCGACAATTTGCTCGCTCAAATCGTCAAAAGCAAGACCAAGCCGCTTTCGCGCGTTCTTTATGCCTTGGGTATCCGCCACGTCGGAGAAAAAATGGCCCGAGTTCTAGCCCAACGCTTCGGGAGCATGGAGGCCTTGCGCGCAGCCTCTCAGGAAGATTTGGAGTCTGTGCCTGAAGTCGGACCCATTGTGGCGGAGTCCATCAAAAACTATTTCGAGGATGCCCGCGCTGGAGAATTAATCCGCCGCCTCCAGCGTCTAGGGCTTAATCTGGAAGAGCCTAAAGAAGAACGCCGCCGGGGGCCGTTTTCCGGAAAACTCGTGGTTTTTACCGGAACCCTTTCAACATACCCCAGGCACGAAGCTGAGGCCTTGGTTCGACGGTTAGGCGGCGAAACCGCATCCGCCATAACTAAAAAAGTTAATCTTGTGGTCGCCGGCGAAGAAGCCGGAAACAAACTTGATAAAGCCAAAAAAATGGGGATTGCCGTGGCCAATGAAGAAGACTTTCTGCGTCTCATCGACCATGCGCGATAAGAGGCCTCCGAAAAATTCTTGGACCGCAGCTCTGCGCATTCTTTCGCGGCGCGCGCAAAGCGAAGCCATGCTGTTTGAAAAACTCAAGGCTAAAGGCGTCCCTGAAGTTGAAATCCCCGGCCTGATCCAAAAGGCGAAGGATTATCAATTCCTTGATGACGGAGCCTATGCCCGCATGCTGATTCGCCGGGAACGCCAGCGCGGCCGGGGCGTCTTGAACATTCGCCGGACGCTTAAAGCTCACGGCATCAATGCCGCGCTCGCCAATGAGACCGCCGAAGCGGCTGATTTAGGCGATCCTGCCGATGAGCTTGCCCGTGCCCAAGCGCTGATCGGCAAAAAAATTGTAAAAAACAAAAACATGGAGCCCGTCAAAGCTTTTCGATTTTTGCTGTCGCGCGGGTTTGCGCCGGAAACGGCCCGTAAAGCCTCAAAATTTACGCTCGAAATCGAGGGGGAATTCAATGAATAAAGTCGCTTTAATTTCAGTCAGCAATAAATTAGGGATCGTTCCTTTCGCCCAAGAGCTGGAACATTTGGGTTTTGCCGTTTATGCCACCGGCAAAACGGCTCAGGAACTTGAATCGGCCCAGATTGACGTCAGCCGCGTTGAAGAAATTACTGGTTTTCCCGAAATCCTGGGCGGCAGGGTCAAGACGCTTCACCCGAAAATTTTAGGCGCCATCCTCGCCAATCCCTCCGATCCCGCCCACCGCAAGGACATGGAGCGCCACGGCATCGAACCCATCGGTCTGGTGGTCGTCAATTTATATCCCTTTGAAGAGATGATGGAAGCCCGCGAGGAGGAAGAACTACTGCGGGAATTCATTGATATCGGGGGCGTATCCTTGATCAGGTCCGCGGCGAAAAACTACCCCAACGTGGTCATTGTCACCGATCCCAAAGATTACAACTGGATCATTGAAAAATTAAAGGCTTTCGGCGAAATTACCGCTGAAGAGCGCCGCATCCTCGCCTACAAAGCTTTCGAACACACCGCCCATTACGACGCCACCATCGCCAGCTATTTCAGAACCCGCATCCCGGCGACATTTCCGGAAGAGTTGACATTGAGGCTTAAGAAAGTCGAGGATTTGCGCTACGGCGAAAATCCTCATCAGAAAGCCGCGCTCTATACCTTGCCTAAAGCGCGGCGGGGCATCGTTCACGCGCGCGCGCTGCAAGGCAAACAAATGTCCTTCAACAATTACCTTGATCTGGAAGCGGCTTGGAACCTGGTCCGTGAATTTGAAGAAACGGCTTGCGTGATCATCAAACATTCCAACCCTTGCGGCGCGGCCACCAGCGAAAATTTATCGGAAGCTTTTGAGCGCGCCTTCAATGCGGATTCGCTTTCCGCGTTCGGCGGCATCGTAGCTTTCAACAGGGAAGTGGACCCGGATACCGCAAAAAAGTTGTCCGAATACTTCTTGGAATGCGTCATCGCTCCCGATTACCACAGCCAAAGCCTTGATATTTTAAAGCCCAAAAAGAACCTCAGGCTCCTGGCTATGACGTTAAGAGAGGTCGTGCCCATCGGCGATTTCGACTACCGGGCCATGACCGGCGGTTTTCTGGTGCAGGAGAAAGATTTCGTCTCTTTCCCGCCGGAGTATAAAATCGTGACCAAGCGCGAACCGACTCAAGCGGAGTGGCGCGACTTAAAATTCGCCTGGAAAGTGGCCAAACACGTCAAATCAAACGCCATCGTCCTGGCTTGCGAACATCGAACCGTGGGCATCGGCGGCGGGCAGACGTCGCGCATCGACGCCCTGAAAAACGCCCTATTAAAAATCCAGGAACGAAAAACCATCGCGCGCAGCGTGACGCCGCTGGTCATGGCCTCGGACGGCTTCTTTCCGTTCAATGACGCCATTCTTGAAGCCAGCCAGCGCGGGGTGACGGCCATCATCCAGCCCGGCGGCTCGATCCGCGATGAAGATTCCATCCAGGCCGCCAATGAAAAAGGCCTATCCATGGTCTTTACCGGACTCAGGCATTTTCTCCACTAAATTTTAGGCTCTCGACGAAAGTCCCTTTTTTACTCTGGGTCTTTTATGGGGGACTTTTTACCCCCAAAGTCTCACGGCAATCTGATGGGCATTTAGGATGATGTTTGCGATGAGGCAATCTTTATTGATGGCTCTTTTATGCTGCTCGTTGAGCCCTCTGGCGCATTCATCCGGGCGCTCGGGCGCGGCAACATCCGCATCCATCTTATCCCGCGAAGATGTCATTCAATTGCACGGGCTCGCCCGGCAGGCGATGGAAAACGACCGCGATGTCCGGATGAATCAACGAAATGGCAAAGCCACCTACTCGATTTCCAGAAATTTGGGCGTCTATAATCCAGACGGCCGCGCGGGTTACGTCGGATTTAAAGTCAGGCTTGATGTGCGCGGTCAAACACTCAAGGGCGGATTCCATCCTGAGGTGTTCGTTTTGCACCTGCGGGTCAATGAGCACCCTGCCGGTGCTCAAGGCATGCGCAGCGAGTGGCATTATTTTTCAGCGGCCGATGACTCTTATCTCAGAGGGCATCATACGGGACGCATACGCATGGGTGACGAAGTCGAAGTTGTCAGGCATCGCCTGACGCCCCGAAGCCTGAGCGCCTCCGTCGCAACGGCACAAGGCGTCAGAGCATCATGCCGGTTTATTTTATCGAGCCTGAGCAAATGGCCGAAAAAATTGGCCTTCCCGATAACCAATATTGTCTTGAGGCGTTAGGAGAAACCATGATCAAAAAAATTATTCTTACCGCGGCCATTCTTCTGCCTTTGCGGCCCTTATCCGCGGATAAAAACGAAACGCGGGGCGAAGATTACCAACATCTTTCCACAAGACTTGACAGCCGATTTCAAGCCGCACCAGCTCATGACGACAAAAAAGCGGTGATCAGAAACGTCGTTATCGGCGGCGTGGCCCGCGGGTTGACCTCAACCGCTCTGGGCGGCTGGGAAATGGGTTTGACCGGCACCTTCCCCATTATTCTGCCTTATCCTGCGTTAAACAGAACGAAAGCTTTGGTCAGCGGCGCAGCCGGCGCATTAAGCGGCGGCGCGGCTGTTTATTACGGCAGCCGGACGGATCGCGAGCATGGACGCACCGGCCAAGGTTTTCTATTGGGAACTTTAACCGGAGGCGCGGTCGGCGGCATCGGCAAAGCCATGACGGTCGGCGCCTACGAAGGTATCGCGGAGGGTCGCTGGGCACGCTCAGCCGGATACGGGCTTCGCGCCGGCACAAGAGCGTTTCTTTGGAAGCTGCCTTTGTCCGCAGTCGGCGCAGCAGCCATCACGGCGTCGGTCTTGACTATCGACCGGGCCCTTGACTTCAAATAAAAGGGGAAATTCAATATGAAACGTATTGCGATCGCTATTTCGTTATTCTCTCTGGGTTTAGGCGTAGTTTCAGCGGACGATCACAGAGAATCGCTTGCCGATTGGCAGCGCCTTGATTTGCGTATCGATCAAAGGACCGGCTCACGCCCATCGCCCCAAAGGCCGTTGAACGTTCGATTAACATATTTCCATCCCGAACACTCTATGCCATCAACAGGATTAGGGGGCATCCCTCGCGAAGAACAGGCAACTCCGGAAGTCGGCCGATTAACCGTCACTCAATACAGAACAGCCGAGCGAAAAGGATTAACATGGGGTCTGGTTGCCGGAGGCGTCGGATTTACCGGAGCTGCCGCCGCAACCTGGAGATGGGCCATGCGCGGGCGCGCGGGAGATTTTGATTTTCGGCCTGTCTTTGCCATCCCGGCGAGCGCGTTGGCCGGAGTCGCTGCCGCAACCGTCCTGGGCGTGGTGACTTATTCATTAGTCAAAAATCACCACATCAATCGAATGACTAAGGAAGGCGTCCACTAGCGCGGTTTGAATTCGGACGGGCACCAGATCGAAGTTATTTCGTTCTCCATCAGAAGGCGCGGCACCAACTGATCGGACCGGCCGTCATCTATATACTCAACCTGATAACGGGTCCTCGTCAATCCAAGACGCATCTGCGCCACGGGGACGGCAACGTCGCCGTTTAACACAAGCATTTCGCCGGCCGTTAATCCTGAAACCGTCCATTCCCGCGCATCATCCGTCCCTTCCATAGGTTGCCAAGAACCATCCGGCCTCAGATGCTCCTGCCAAGCTGAAATTTTTAAATTGCGGTAAGAACGCGATGTTTTGTTATGAAAAAAAATCTGATAACGCATCACATCGCCCGCGTAGAAAAATTCGTATTCTCCCCAATGGAGGCGGGGGAATACTTGGGATAAATCCTGGGTCATGTAGCCGGGCATCAAACGGTCATGGTGGTAGCGCAGGCCGCCGCCGTCAATGACGCCCCGGCCCCATGAGTCCAATAAACGAATTTTATGCTCAAGAACCGGGATGGAAGCGCGAACGTTGCCGCCGAGAGGGGAAATCTGATTAACGACTCCCGATGCCGACGCGTCGGCGGCCAACAAAAGAAAGAGAAAAACCCTACCCATGGCAAGATAAGGTTAACCCCCGGGGACAATTCCGGCAAGGGGGAAATTTTAAAAGAAGCTGCGACTAGCGAGGAAAATTCTTATCGAGGGTTTTTTTGGCCAGCGCCTTGATTCGCGCGCTTGAGGACTCTTGGACAATGGCTTCAAGAGCGGGACGAACCGCCGGATTTCTCGACTCTTCAAGAATTTCCAGCCAGCGTGATTTCATTTCTTCGCTGAAGGAATTCGGATGAAGGACGAAATCTTTGACGAAACCGGCCCCTTCGGCCGAATTTTTAATCACTTCGTTGTTCATCAGCCGCCAAGAAATGCCGCCCACGATTTCGTTATTGGCATCCGAACTTTTGACGATGCGCTCAAGCTCGGGCAAAACGCCGGGATGGCGCACCATGCCGAAGGCCAATAAAACGGTCTTTTTGAAAGGGTACCCTCGCCGGCCGTGCTGATCGAGCGCTGTTTTGAGCGCCTGGATGGACTCTTGGTCCGAAAAACCGGCTATGCCGGAGGAAGCTCCGGAAAGAATATCAAGCGGCAATTCTTGATCGCTTAAGAGTTCTCTAAGGTATTTGCGGCCGGCCTGATCCGTTGATTTGCCCAACAAAGCCAACGCGCGGGCCCGGACCAAGGTTTGCCCCTCAAGATCGGAGGAAGGAAGGCCGGCCGGGCCTTTTGCAAGCTCCAAGAGAACGGGGGTTAAATCATCGGGATAACGCGTCCATTTGCTGGTCAAAAGTTTGTCCAGAAGCCCGTGGCGGACATAAGGTGAAGGGTCAATTTTCAAGGCCAAAGAAAGCGTTTCTTTGGCCTTTGGCGTCAAATCCTCAAGTTTTTCGGCTTCGCGGGATACCCATGTTTTAGCCAGAGCAAACAAGGCTTGGATGCGGGCGATGGGATCAGGGTCGTGCAGCGCCTGCAGCGACCATTTTTCCTCGCTTGTCCTGGGTCTCGAAAGCTTGACCAAGGCAACCGAACCTGGGTTCCAGGTGATCCACTCCGGCTGCGCGAGTAAATCAAAATCAGCCGACCATTCTTTTCTATTGATTAAAATAATTTTCTTTTCATGGAATTCCGGAGGAGTCAAACGATGGAAAACCACCGGAATTCGAAAGTCAAAAACGGTCGTATCCTCGGCATGATTGGGGCGTTGTTTCATTCTCAACTTGATTTTTTTCTTCGAATCATGCCAGCGCTCCTCGACTTCGAGGATCGGATACCCGCGCGCCAACAGCCAGCTGTCCACGAACCCTTGAAGATCAAGTCCCGAGGCGTTCTCCATGGCCGCCATAAAATCTTTGTATGTGGCGTTGTTTAAAGCGAATTGGGTAAGGTATTCATTTAAACCTTTTCTAAACGCCTCGCGCCCAATATAGAAATCAAGCATCCTCAAGACCTGTTCGCCCTTGGTGTAATTCGTGCTGTCGAAGGCGTCGTCCGGAGTGGGCAGTTCCTTGGAAACAATCGGGTGGCTTCGCGGTCCGTCTTCCTGGCGGAAATAACTTTCCCATGTGCTCAAGACGGTTTCAACCACCGCAAATTCGTTGCCGAAATAGTCCTCGGTGGCGACGGTCTCCATATAGGAAGCGAAGGCTTCATTGAGCCATAAATCATCCCACCATTTCATGGTCACGTAATTGCCGAACCATTGATGAGCCAATTCGTGCGTGACGACCGAGGCGATGCGAAATTTTTGGATTTTGGCCGTCGGGTCCTCCAACGTCATGGCCGAATCCCTCATGGTGGTCAAGGTCGTATTCTCCATGCCGCCCCAAAGGAATCCCGGCAAGCCGACCATGGCGTAACGGTTCCAAGGGTATTTAATGCCGTAAAAATTTTCAAAAAAAGGCAGGGCTTTCTTCAAAACGTCCATCGCGAATTCGGCCCGCTCGCGTTTGGAAGGCGACGTGTAAATGCTCATGCCCGCGCCTTGGACGTCGGCGTTGAGTTCGCCGAATTTGCCGACGACGATATTGACCAGGTAAGTGCTGTGGGGTTTTTCCTGAACCCAGCGGACGCGCCGCAGCTTCCCGGCGTTTTTAATATCGACGATCTCATCGGCGACTTTGCGGCCGTTGGAAAAAACATCGTATTTCGGATCGACTTCAACGGTCGTTTCCGTCGTCGCCTTATCGTAAGGCTCGTCGTTGCAGGGGAATAACTTGCGCGCCGCCACGGGCTCAAGATGCGTAAAAAACATCATCGGCCGCGTCGGCTCATCGGGATCGGCGACCTTGAAGAAACCTTGGTGTTGGACATCGGCTTGGCCGCCGTAGGCGATGGTGACGGCGATCTCTTTACCTGCCGGTTGAGAGGCGTTGAAATGGACGGCAGCGGCGTCCAGACGCATGGCAATGGCGTAATGTGAAACATCATACGGACGGTTTTTTGGGGTAAACAAGGCGCCTGAGGGCATGGCCATGGTCAGCAACGATAATAGAAAAGACAAAGCACGAAATTTTGCCCTCATCCGCCGGATTCAGGCGATTCAGCTTCCGGCTCTGCGTCGTCGATCACGGAAAAATTCACCGTCTTTAACAGGGAACCGTTTTCATCGAGCACTTCGACTTTCCACCGGCCGGTATGATTCGAATGGACGGTTTTGCGGCTCCACGTGCGCCATTTGGCGGTTTTGACGTCCAGCGCAATGCGCATGACTTGGCGATCCTCGTAATACCAGACATGCGTGATTTTCGTAGGAACGGCGTGGCTTGTGACCTTTGTCCAACAGACAAGAGCGCCGACTTCGGCATCAAAATGTTCAGCCGGCTCAACGGGCTGGCGTGCGACGACATCTTTGGCGATCAAGGCGTCAATGATTTCTACCGACTGGCTTGTCGCCCAGGTTAAGGATGTTAGAAGGGACAAAATGAGCATCATCAAAATTCTCCTGTTGATTAACTTTAGAAGCGGTCTCTGATAAGCATCATAGAATAATGAAGGACGGGGCGATAGACGCCGTTTAATGCCGTAAAAAATAAGGGGACTTAAAGACCCGTTGAAAATAGGACCTAAGTCCCATGTTTTTTAGCCTAAAATGGGTCAAAATAAAGCATGTTTTGGTGGAGGTTACAATGAAAAAACGAATATATTTGAGTTTTCTGGCGAGCGCTATATTATGCGCTCCTTATAGGCCCACGCAGGCTGAAGGATTAACTGAAAGTTTTGTTACCAGCGTCGTTGCAGTCGGCGATTGGGCAAGCAGCCTCATGAAAAGGGCTTCCTCCGCCGTAGGCAGCGCCTATCTTTCTTTATCAGGAGTCCCAATTAGGGCAACAATCAGCGGCGCAAGCGATTCCAGCGCTACAGGGGTTACGGCCAGCACGGGTCATCCCAGTTTGCCGTCAGCCCCCTCGTACGAACGCATCGGCACCGTGGGTTACGCCGCATCGCCCTATGAACGTATTGGGACGGTCGGTTATGCCTACCGCAGTGGGTACGAACGCATCGGCACCGTGGGTTTTGTAGAACCTGCCGAAGTCAGACCGCAGCGCATGAGCAAGGTGCGCCGGGCCTTCGGCGAAGGACGGGATGCTTTAAGTGCACCCGTCATGCCCGTCCGGCTCCCTTAACGATACGCCAGCGCGACCGGTTCAAATGGTCATTTCGGAAAGAGCCAAATCGTTTCTCGGTATTCTTCGCCGATCTCATCAGCTTCATCTTCCATATCAACCGCTGAGTTTTTATTGAATCTTCTCCAAAACGCGTCAACAACAAAGCTTTTATTGATTTGCATGGTATGACCGAATTCATGCGCGCGCAAATACTCATTTTGCATCCAGCCAGCCGAATCAAAATGAATGGTTGCGGCTGATGCGGTGTAGGCTGTATATGCGTTCCCCGTAGGTTTGCTGACGTTATATTCGCTGGGAACCGGGCTTGGCAATTGAACCAGATAGCCGCCTCCTAGGCCCAAGCGAACCCTGGCTCCGCTGCCCATCAGCGCCACGTGAACGCGATTGCTCTCAGGCGAGATCCATTGCCACAGAGGGTCAATCGCGACGCTCGTCCATGAGAGGAATAAATCAACGGATGTCGCCCAGGCATTCATCAGCAATTTGACCGGCGTGATTACAGAGGTCCAATAATCGCCGCGCAACGCGGCTTGAACCCCGTCATAATAAATTTCTCCGGAACTGGCCGCCAAAACAACCGGCGCAGCTATGGCCAGCTTGCCCCAATTCCAGTAAGCATTAGCCAAACCCTTGGCGCCTTCAACAATCACAGGCCGCGCCGGATCAGAGACTTCTTTTTTCTTTGCATCGAAAGACAAGGCGCTGCTGGAATGCAACCCCATGAAATCGTCGCCGGCCAAAGCGCCTGAAGAAGCCTCCACCATCAACAAGGCCGCCGGAAACAAAATCGTTAATTTCTCAAGATGCCATTTCATGCCGCGCTGCCTACTTCTTATTATTATTGTGCCGACTTTAAACTATTTTGTCGTGGGTCTTTGAGGCAATCTTACCTGGGACGAAAGACCGGTAAAGACCAGCTTTATCATAGGGGAGCACTTGCTCTACTCCAGATTGCCTGATGGCGCGACAAACAAAAGCCCGTTAAACTCATAAAGAGGAGGCTTTTTGCTTAACAGTCACTGGCGCCTGCCGTTTTTGTTGATCTTGGCTGTTGCCTTGCCTGCGCCTATTATTCTGGCTAATGAGGAAAGGCAAAGCCAATACCCCGAAGATGATGGCGACGACGGCGACGGCCGGCAAAGCCAGTACCCTGAAGAACCGGAAGGCTTCGACTGCGCGGCTGATCCTTCATGCCGCGCCGCAGCTGAATCGAGGGGCGAAGACCCCGGCTCCGTCTCCCAACAATTTCTTGAGGATTATTTAGCCGGACGCATCCCCGGCCATAGCCCGCCTCCCGATAGAAGTTCCCCGGGAACTGCCCCTGGCCCAAGCGCGGACCCATCGGCTGCAGGGCCAAGCACGGAAAGGGGCAAGGCTCTCGATGAAGGCAGAAAAGCCATGGCTGAGAAAGCGGCTTCCGGCGATGTTAGAGGCGGACACAGCGGCTTAAGCGGAACATTCTCCGGCACCGGCCGTCCCCCGGGATTCGAGGAGGAATTGGGAGCTGCCGCTCATTTGGAGCATACCTTGGGCGTCGCCGCAGCGCCTAAAATTCCCGGCGCTCCTAAAATCGAACGGCCGGAACTTTATACGGGCGAGACAGCGCCGGCCGCGGCTCCCGCCGGTACCGTAGCGGCTCCACCCGAAGCCAAGCCCGCTCTCGCTGATCTCTACAAAGCGCCGACGGCGGAAGGTCTAAAGGCCGCCTTGCCTTTAAGTCCATCGGCTGATTTTACGCGAGAACGGGACTCATTGACCGACAAATTGGCCGGCCGCGCTGTATCCGCCGTCGAAAAATTAGGCAATGTCGAACTGGCCGGCAAGCTTCATGCCCTTATGGCTATGACCGATTCCCATGAACGGGCGGTGCTCCTGCGAGAAACATTGGGCGAAGCCGACGCATTAATTGAAACGACTTATCGGGCCAAAATTTGCGAAACCTTCAAAGGCCTGCCTAAAAAAGAAAAAGCTTGTCTGTCCGGTGAATTATCCAAGGATGATCTGACAAAAGCGCAAAGCATTGCGGCTAAAGAAAATCCCGAACTAGCTCTTTATATTAATCAAAAAAGGGCCTACCAAACATTCCTGGAGGGCGGCATGAAAGACGGCCGGCTGGCTCTTGGCGACCGGCTGGAGCCTTGGGAAATTGGCCTGAATCCAGCGTCAGGGGCGGACATACGCATCGAGAAAGACGCCACCGCTATTGCTGGAGTCGAATTTTTGGGCTTTAAGATTAAAACCAAAGATGGGACTGAAATTTTTGAGGGAACAAGGGCCGGAACAGACGGCCTCGAAAAAATCAAAATCATCCGCAGTCCGAGCGGCGAAGTAAAAACCGCTGTTTTGATCCTGCGCACGACCAAAGACAAAAAAGGCAAAGAGACTGAAGAAATCGTCCGAAGTTCCGTTGAAATCAAGGACAAAGACGGCCGCCTGGTTGAAACGGAAAAATACGATAAAAGCAAAGGCTTGGTGGAAAAAGAATGGTTTAAAGAAGGCAAAAAAATTAAATCCCTGGAAGAAAGGACCGCTAAGGGCGTCAAAACCGTCACGCATAAGGAATTCAATCCCAAGTCAACGGCCAAGGACCCGCCGCCCAAGCTTGTGGTGGTTGCGGAATTTAAATTGGAAAAGGGGAAAGAAAAAGAAATTAAAAGAACGATCTATAAAGACGATACGGAAACTGTCATCATGCCTGACGGCTCGGCCACCGTAACCAACAAAAAATTTGATCCCAAGCGTCCCTGGAAATACATGAAGGGTAAAATTTCCGGCGAAGGCTTTTTACAAACTGAGATTGCTTTTGGCGAGGCGGGCGTAGATTGCGCTGTCACCGGATCAACCTCAAAATGCACGATTTTAAGAGGCAAAACCGTCATTGCCGACGGCAAGGCTGAATTCCGTCCTGACGTCATCATTTCTCCAGCGGGCACTTGCCGGGGGGTCATTGATGAAAAAGGCGCCTGCAATTCGCCCGAGGAATACCGGCCTAAGGAAGGCCCAGGTTTTCGGATGCATGGGCCGCATGTGGCCGAATATTTTGAAGTAAGCCCCGGCGCCGATGGCAAAGAAATAAGGACCGGGCTGATGGCAAGTTTAATCTCGGTAAACACGCCCGGTGAATCCTTATCAATGGCCAACAGTGTCGGCAAATTAATGGGCTTCGATGAAGGCCGTATCAAGGCCATGTCCAATTGGATTTATGACGGCGCTAATCTGTGGCGCATACACAATCCGGCAAGCAGTCTGGCCAGGATCAAACTCAAGCCCGAAGAATCACCCTTTCGCCTTTGGATTGATCTTAAATCCGGCGAAGATATCAAAGACAAGTCCATGATTCTCTATTTTGACAACGCAATGGGCAAAGACCGGCGCGTTGAAAGCGCTCGATTTTTGCTCGCTACCAAACGTTTTGAGTCAGAGGCCCCGGGCGCGGCTCTGGTGGTTTATGCGCCGCTACATCTAGACATCAATGACAAACCCGTTGGGCCGAAGCTTGATGAAGCAGGTCTTTTGAGATGGAGAGAATACCCCGCTGATCATTGGAACTGGAACTATGTCCGGTGTTGGGAAACGGAGACCAAGGGCGATCCGAGCTTGATGGAAAAATATGCGGATGCAGGCTCAATGACGCTGTCTCATGCCAAATTTTTGGTGGAACGAGAGGCCGGCAAAGGATGCCGCGGCAAAGAAATTTCGCGAACGCCCATCGGTAAGCCGGTAACCGAGAAAATTAAAGTCGAAAAGAGCATGGAGGAGTTCGTCAAACTCAGGAAATTGGAAATGATGAAGCGCAGAATGAAATCCCCGATGGAAGAAGGG includes:
- the ligA gene encoding NAD-dependent DNA ligase LigA, which gives rise to MSALSEEQAAGKIQKLREEIRRHDRLYYVFSDPEISDREYDRFMKELSALEEKFPDLKTPDSPTQRVGGVPASDFSAVRHQIPMLSLDNCYSLEELDDWFARNAKLLGGRRPTFVLEAKIDGVSASLTYQNGRLIQGATRGDGETGEDVTANLRTIRNIPLSLAKGKTPSLLEVRGEVVMNAHDFKKMNESQKKSGAMIFANPRNATSGSLRQKDPKITASRPLRFYCHSQGFADGARHKTHFEFLEAMEALGFPVVPWRRLCADENAVKKTIVKAKEELAKLPFQTDGLVVKVNEADIQSLLGATAKSPRWAVAYKFESHQATTKFNKVIYSVGRTGVITPVADLEPVAIGGVTVKHASLHNFDEIKRLRVKIGDTVLVERAGDVIPKVVKVAKEAPRGVMIDIPKKCPSCGGRVAKDKEEEVAYRCANSIDCPAQLMGIILHWSSRNAMEIDGLGESAVEQMLAKKLVRNAADLYELKKENLLGLELFADKKTDNLLAQIVKSKTKPLSRVLYALGIRHVGEKMARVLAQRFGSMEALRAASQEDLESVPEVGPIVAESIKNYFEDARAGELIRRLQRLGLNLEEPKEERRRGPFSGKLVVFTGTLSTYPRHEAEALVRRLGGETASAITKKVNLVVAGEEAGNKLDKAKKMGIAVANEEDFLRLIDHAR
- a CDS encoding regulatory protein RecX, encoding MKKTFCVSSTMRDKRPPKNSWTAALRILSRRAQSEAMLFEKLKAKGVPEVEIPGLIQKAKDYQFLDDGAYARMLIRRERQRGRGVLNIRRTLKAHGINAALANETAEAADLGDPADELARAQALIGKKIVKNKNMEPVKAFRFLLSRGFAPETARKASKFTLEIEGEFNE
- the purH gene encoding bifunctional phosphoribosylaminoimidazolecarboxamide formyltransferase/IMP cyclohydrolase — encoded protein: MNKVALISVSNKLGIVPFAQELEHLGFAVYATGKTAQELESAQIDVSRVEEITGFPEILGGRVKTLHPKILGAILANPSDPAHRKDMERHGIEPIGLVVVNLYPFEEMMEAREEEELLREFIDIGGVSLIRSAAKNYPNVVIVTDPKDYNWIIEKLKAFGEITAEERRILAYKAFEHTAHYDATIASYFRTRIPATFPEELTLRLKKVEDLRYGENPHQKAALYTLPKARRGIVHARALQGKQMSFNNYLDLEAAWNLVREFEETACVIIKHSNPCGAATSENLSEAFERAFNADSLSAFGGIVAFNREVDPDTAKKLSEYFLECVIAPDYHSQSLDILKPKKNLRLLAMTLREVVPIGDFDYRAMTGGFLVQEKDFVSFPPEYKIVTKREPTQAEWRDLKFAWKVAKHVKSNAIVLACEHRTVGIGGGQTSRIDALKNALLKIQERKTIARSVTPLVMASDGFFPFNDAILEASQRGVTAIIQPGGSIRDEDSIQAANEKGLSMVFTGLRHFLH
- a CDS encoding DUF2914 domain-containing protein yields the protein MMLILSLLTSLTWATSQSVEIIDALIAKDVVARQPVEPAEHFDAEVGALVCWTKVTSHAVPTKITHVWYYEDRQVMRIALDVKTAKWRTWSRKTVHSNHTGRWKVEVLDENGSLLKTVNFSVIDDAEPEAESPESGG